One Myxococcota bacterium genomic region harbors:
- a CDS encoding VWA domain-containing protein, which translates to MQKKLVEFTNLLRKAGVRVSVAESLDAFGAIDELPLEDRELFKDALRTTMVKRSDEIDTYDRLFDLFWSGFHDQLRQELGQAMGGMPEGFDLEQLLEQLRRMLENMDVGDLSELAKALLGMDPNALEKLIQQAGDEAEVQNIRNMLQIGFFSRRMMEQMDMEGAAGELRSLMEQLREQGMDEDKLRELGELLKAVQEAVRRAVRQYTERELDKQNHDYIERFRRESLLEKSFYNLTEEDLRKLREVVQRLAQKLKSVITMRRKRERRGKFDLKTTMRRNMEHGGIPFELVFKQRKKEKPKLVVLCDISSSVANVSRFFLQFIFSLQDCFTKVRSFVFVAELGEVSQLFRDHEIFDAIDLALDGGDVINPYTRSNFGMAFHTFWRDYLSTIDSRTTVVVIGDARNNYNDPRAWCMRDIHSKAKNVIWINPESPGAWGFGDSVMDKYLPYTDIAEECRNLKQLSRLVDRLIL; encoded by the coding sequence ATGCAGAAGAAGCTGGTCGAGTTCACCAACCTCTTGCGCAAGGCCGGCGTGCGCGTGTCGGTCGCCGAGTCACTCGACGCCTTCGGCGCGATCGACGAGCTGCCGCTCGAGGACCGCGAGCTGTTCAAGGACGCGCTGCGCACCACCATGGTGAAGCGCTCCGACGAGATCGACACCTACGACCGGCTCTTCGACTTGTTCTGGTCGGGCTTCCACGACCAGCTGCGGCAGGAGCTGGGTCAGGCCATGGGCGGCATGCCCGAGGGCTTCGATCTCGAGCAGCTGCTCGAGCAGCTGCGCCGCATGCTCGAGAACATGGACGTGGGCGACCTGTCCGAGCTCGCCAAGGCGCTGCTCGGCATGGACCCGAACGCCCTCGAGAAGCTGATCCAGCAGGCGGGCGACGAGGCCGAGGTCCAGAACATCCGCAACATGCTCCAGATCGGCTTCTTCTCGCGCCGCATGATGGAGCAGATGGACATGGAAGGCGCGGCGGGCGAGCTGCGCAGTCTCATGGAGCAGCTGCGCGAGCAGGGCATGGACGAGGACAAGCTTCGGGAGCTCGGCGAGCTACTGAAGGCGGTCCAGGAAGCCGTGCGCCGGGCGGTGCGGCAGTACACCGAGCGCGAGCTCGACAAGCAGAACCACGACTACATCGAGCGCTTCCGGCGCGAGAGTCTGCTCGAGAAGAGCTTCTACAACCTCACCGAGGAAGACCTGCGCAAGCTGCGCGAGGTCGTGCAGCGGCTGGCCCAGAAGCTCAAGAGCGTGATCACCATGCGCCGCAAGCGCGAGCGGCGCGGCAAGTTCGACCTCAAGACCACCATGCGCCGCAACATGGAGCACGGCGGCATTCCGTTCGAGCTCGTGTTCAAGCAGCGCAAGAAGGAGAAGCCGAAGCTCGTCGTCCTGTGCGACATCTCGAGCTCGGTCGCGAACGTGTCGCGCTTCTTCCTGCAGTTCATCTTCTCGCTGCAGGACTGCTTCACCAAGGTGCGCAGCTTCGTGTTCGTCGCGGAGCTCGGCGAGGTGAGTCAGCTCTTCCGCGACCACGAGATCTTCGACGCGATCGACCTGGCGCTCGACGGCGGCGACGTGATCAACCCGTACACGCGCTCGAACTTCGGCATGGCCTTCCACACGTTCTGGCGCGACTACCTGTCCACGATCGACAGCCGCACCACGGTCGTGGTGATCGGCGACGCGCGCAACAACTACAACGACCCGCGGGCCTGGTGCATGCGCGACATCCACTCCAAGGCCAAGAACGTGATCTGGATCAACCCCGAGTCACCGGGCGCCTGGGGCTTCGGTGACAGCGTGATGGACAAGTACCTGCCCTACACGGACATCGCGGAAGAGTGCCGCAACCTGAAGCAGCTCTCGCGGCTCGTCGACCGGCTGATCCTCTAG